The following are encoded together in the Adhaeribacter arboris genome:
- a CDS encoding GNAT family N-acetyltransferase, whose amino-acid sequence MSTLITPLQEKDWPVVAAIYREGILTGHATFQKEIPDWLDWNKAHVPACRFVAKINDGIVGWAALAPISVREVYRGVAEVSIYIKQNNRGQRLGENLLKHLVTASELAGFWTLQAVIFPENVASIKIHEKAGFRIVGRREKIGKMDTSWRDTLLLERRSVIVGVD is encoded by the coding sequence ATGAGTACGCTTATAACTCCCCTGCAAGAAAAAGATTGGCCCGTTGTGGCAGCTATTTACCGGGAAGGAATATTAACCGGCCATGCTACCTTCCAGAAAGAGATTCCTGACTGGCTGGATTGGAATAAAGCGCACGTGCCCGCTTGCCGCTTTGTGGCTAAAATTAATGATGGAATTGTAGGCTGGGCCGCTCTGGCTCCAATTTCGGTGCGCGAGGTGTACCGCGGGGTAGCCGAGGTAAGTATTTACATTAAACAAAATAATCGGGGCCAACGCCTCGGCGAAAACTTGTTAAAACATTTAGTAACCGCCAGTGAACTGGCAGGTTTCTGGACCCTGCAAGCAGTTATTTTCCCCGAGAATGTGGCTAGTATAAAAATTCACGAAAAGGCTGGTTTTAGAATTGTGGGCCGACGGGAGAAAATCGGGAAAATGGATACTAGCTGGCGCGATACCTTACTCCTGGAAAGGCGCAGTGTAATCGTTGGTGTAGATTAA
- a CDS encoding metallophosphoesterase family protein: MRIALFSDIHANLPALEAVFADMDKQNLDAIYCLGDLVGYATWPNEVVTEIRKRKIPTIAGNYDEGVGLSSPNCGCAYKTDTEQTLGQQSIDYTNLVVTEETQNYLRMLPRHLRVTFMDNSDEANKIEMLLVHGSPRKTNEYLFEDRPEKSFLRMMEEAQADLLFFGHTHKPYHRVLPYEHEGQTRYRHAVNIGSVGKPKDSDSRSCYVILELTPESTLTNPESIQVQFVRIAYDVEKAAAAIENSPLPNEFAGMLRTA; encoded by the coding sequence ATGAGAATAGCTCTTTTTAGTGATATCCATGCCAATTTACCCGCTTTAGAAGCAGTTTTTGCCGATATGGATAAGCAGAATTTAGATGCTATTTATTGCTTAGGCGACCTGGTAGGTTATGCCACCTGGCCCAACGAAGTAGTAACCGAAATCCGGAAAAGAAAAATTCCTACCATTGCCGGCAATTACGATGAAGGAGTAGGATTAAGTAGCCCGAACTGTGGTTGCGCCTACAAGACAGATACGGAACAAACTTTAGGTCAACAGTCCATTGATTATACCAATTTAGTAGTAACGGAAGAAACCCAGAATTACCTGCGGATGCTGCCCCGGCATCTGCGGGTAACCTTTATGGATAACTCGGATGAAGCCAATAAAATAGAAATGCTACTAGTCCACGGCAGCCCGCGGAAAACTAATGAATACTTGTTTGAAGACCGGCCGGAAAAAAGCTTTCTGCGGATGATGGAAGAAGCCCAAGCAGATTTACTGTTTTTCGGTCATACGCACAAACCTTACCACCGGGTACTGCCTTATGAACACGAAGGACAAACCCGTTACCGGCACGCTGTTAATATTGGTTCGGTGGGCAAACCCAAAGACAGCGACTCGCGGAGCTGCTATGTTATCTTGGAATTAACCCCTGAGAGTACATTAACTAATCCGGAAAGTATTCAAGTGCAATTTGTGCGGATTGCCTACGATGTAGAAAAAGCGGCTGCAGCCATCGAAAACAGCCCATTACCGAATGAATTTGCCGGCATGTTACGAACTGCGTAG
- a CDS encoding arsenite methyltransferase: MPTAEELKQIVKEKYSEIALQSKEQNETSCCGATGGCATDITLMAEDYSKLAGYQTDADLGLGCGLPTEYARMKAGDTVLDLGSGAGNDCFVARSVVGESGKVIGVDMTEAMIQKAKANAQKLGFTNVEFRLGEIEDLPLAANRVDVVVSNCVLNLVPNKEQAFKETYRVLKPKGHFSISDVVLKGELPVGLQKAAEMYAGCVSGAIQQEDYLRLIKETGFENVQVQKKRLITLPDDLLSNYLSDAELKTYKASGTGIYSITVYAEKPDSTCCSPSSGCC, translated from the coding sequence ATGCCAACCGCCGAAGAACTTAAACAAATTGTAAAAGAAAAGTACAGCGAAATCGCTTTACAAAGCAAAGAGCAAAACGAAACTTCCTGCTGCGGAGCTACTGGTGGTTGCGCTACGGATATCACCCTTATGGCCGAAGATTATTCAAAGCTTGCTGGTTACCAAACAGACGCTGATTTAGGCCTGGGCTGCGGATTACCTACCGAGTACGCGCGCATGAAAGCAGGCGATACCGTATTGGACTTGGGTTCCGGCGCGGGTAACGATTGCTTTGTGGCCCGGTCTGTTGTAGGTGAATCCGGTAAAGTTATTGGCGTAGATATGACCGAAGCCATGATTCAAAAAGCAAAAGCCAACGCGCAAAAATTAGGATTTACCAACGTAGAGTTTCGGTTAGGTGAAATTGAAGATTTGCCCCTGGCTGCCAACCGGGTAGATGTAGTGGTGAGCAATTGCGTATTAAACTTAGTACCCAACAAAGAGCAAGCTTTTAAAGAAACCTATAGAGTGTTAAAGCCAAAGGGCCATTTCAGTATTTCGGATGTGGTATTGAAAGGCGAGTTACCCGTCGGTTTACAAAAAGCGGCGGAAATGTATGCCGGCTGTGTTTCCGGAGCTATCCAACAGGAGGACTATTTGCGCCTGATTAAAGAAACAGGTTTTGAAAATGTGCAAGTCCAGAAGAAACGGCTTATTACTCTACCGGATGATTTACTCTCTAATTACCTTTCTGATGCTGAATTAAAAACCTACAAAGCCAGCGGAACCGGTATTTACAGTATTACCGTATACGCCGAAAAACCCGATTCTACTTGCTGCTCTCCCAGTTCCGGCTGCTGCTAA
- the arsN2 gene encoding arsenic resistance N-acetyltransferase ArsN2 yields the protein MKALVERARTTDRAAIVHLLSSCNLPTIDLPPTLENFVVIKNADSLMGTCGLEIYDAIALLRSLAVSADFEGKGLGNALYAAALHLAKEKNVKEVFLITNTAAVFFTKLGFTPVERSRVPATIQGTAQFSSVCPSSATIMYQKID from the coding sequence ATGAAAGCCCTAGTAGAACGAGCACGCACTACCGACCGAGCCGCCATCGTGCATTTGTTGAGTTCCTGTAATCTGCCAACTATTGATTTACCGCCAACTCTGGAAAATTTTGTCGTTATCAAAAATGCGGATTCGCTAATGGGCACCTGCGGATTGGAAATATATGATGCCATTGCTTTGCTTAGGTCTTTAGCCGTTTCGGCCGACTTTGAAGGTAAAGGCTTGGGAAACGCTCTTTATGCGGCGGCATTACACTTAGCGAAGGAAAAGAATGTGAAAGAAGTTTTTCTGATCACGAATACGGCAGCAGTCTTCTTTACTAAATTAGGTTTTACTCCCGTCGAACGTTCCAGGGTACCGGCAACTATTCAAGGTACCGCCCAGTTTAGCTCCGTGTGTCCTTCGTCTGCTACCATTATGTATCAGAAAATAGATTAA
- a CDS encoding ArsR/SmtB family transcription factor → MGVTKTQNFTDTQNQLAAYAKAIAHPARVAILQYLLKQQTCICSNLVEELPLAQATISQHLKELKAVGLIKGEIEGTSVCYCINEPVWEQAKDILLNLFTLPIATKNCC, encoded by the coding sequence ATGGGAGTGACGAAAACCCAAAACTTTACCGATACGCAAAATCAACTGGCTGCTTACGCCAAAGCCATTGCGCATCCGGCCCGGGTAGCTATTTTGCAGTATTTGTTAAAGCAACAGACTTGTATTTGCAGCAACCTGGTGGAAGAACTACCCTTAGCGCAAGCCACTATTTCGCAGCACTTAAAAGAATTAAAAGCCGTAGGTTTAATTAAAGGCGAAATAGAAGGAACCAGTGTCTGCTATTGTATCAACGAGCCGGTGTGGGAACAGGCGAAAGATATCCTCCTTAATTTGTTTACCTTACCTATTGCTACTAAAAACTGCTGTTAA
- a CDS encoding cation-translocating P-type ATPase: MESWYASTIEALLVQLNTSTLGVSEEEARLRLQKYGANKLADKKQKSPFKMLMQQFTEVMVLLLIAAALLSAFLGKTTEAIAILAIVLLFGFLGFFQEYRAENAMTALNQLVVPMVRVRRNGVVKELPASDLVPGDIVEFEAGNVIPADLRLLESFNLKIQEATLTGESEPVDKIIEPIFKENLPLGDRKNMAYMGTMVSYGRGSGITVATGMATELGKIANLIGAVETTKTPLQEKLDKLGKLLALVGVIAAAIIFVAGIIKGEAWPEMFLTAVSVAVAVIPEGLPAVVTITLAIGGQRMLKRNALIRKLPAVETLGSVTVICSDKTGTLTQNKMTVIVVDLPESTIKFKASGLTLENEETANALDFALTVSVLCNDALLELDDTTTGPEKVIGDPTETALLVAGAQRHIYKQELSKAFPRVNEIPFDSVRKRMSTIHRMAGDLPGYINLIPDASRILLTKGAPDSVVTICTHVLVRNKRILLKEEWQEKIVKANTRLAQQGIRVLGIAYRILNEENTNFHPEKELTFIGLIGMMDPPRLEVKAAVAKCKGAGIRPIMITGDHPLTAAAIATTLEIAYQPEAVSGDRLHEISENELQALAATTAVYARVSPEDKLRIVDALQKTGHVVAMTGDGVNDSPALKKADIGVAMGITGTDVAKEAADMVLLDDNFSTIVAAVEEGRVIFTNLRRFIKFSLARNIGKVIIMLLAPFFGMTIALRPLQLLWLNLLTDGLLGLGLGTEPAEEGIMNRPPRNPEKGALSKRDFLQLSTVGIIIGAIALVLAIIYYNPQNPDDLTWQTMIFATVGFAQIFQTIALRSSAHSPFALFTNPLMTVVVMSTLLLQGAVIYIPFMKSFFGLVPLPVSDLFISVAASSIVFFVILLDRKRHKRSASKYKDNYSTS; this comes from the coding sequence ATGGAAAGTTGGTATGCCAGTACAATTGAAGCGCTTTTAGTTCAGCTGAATACTTCCACCTTAGGTGTTTCGGAGGAAGAAGCCAGGCTTCGTTTGCAAAAATACGGCGCTAATAAACTAGCGGATAAAAAGCAAAAAAGCCCGTTTAAAATGCTTATGCAGCAGTTTACCGAGGTAATGGTATTGCTATTAATTGCCGCTGCCCTGCTATCCGCTTTTCTGGGAAAAACTACGGAAGCCATAGCTATTTTAGCTATTGTTCTGTTATTTGGTTTCCTTGGTTTCTTCCAGGAATATCGGGCCGAGAATGCCATGACTGCCTTAAATCAACTGGTAGTTCCTATGGTTAGAGTACGCCGGAACGGAGTAGTAAAAGAACTGCCGGCCAGCGACCTGGTTCCCGGGGATATAGTAGAGTTTGAAGCAGGCAATGTTATTCCGGCCGATCTACGCCTATTGGAATCGTTTAATTTAAAAATCCAGGAAGCCACTTTAACCGGGGAATCGGAACCGGTTGATAAAATTATTGAGCCAATTTTTAAAGAAAACCTGCCCTTAGGCGACCGCAAAAATATGGCTTATATGGGTACCATGGTATCTTACGGGAGAGGTTCCGGAATAACGGTGGCAACCGGAATGGCCACGGAACTAGGGAAAATTGCCAACCTGATTGGGGCCGTTGAAACCACAAAAACGCCCTTACAAGAAAAACTAGATAAATTAGGGAAGCTTTTAGCCCTGGTAGGAGTGATAGCGGCCGCCATCATTTTTGTAGCCGGAATAATTAAAGGCGAGGCCTGGCCGGAAATGTTCCTGACGGCGGTAAGTGTGGCTGTGGCCGTAATTCCGGAAGGTTTACCGGCAGTAGTAACGATTACCCTGGCTATTGGCGGCCAAAGAATGCTGAAACGAAATGCTTTAATTCGCAAACTCCCGGCCGTTGAAACTCTGGGTTCAGTTACCGTTATCTGCTCGGATAAAACCGGCACGCTTACCCAAAATAAAATGACGGTAATAGTAGTTGACTTACCGGAATCTACAATTAAATTTAAAGCGTCGGGTTTAACGCTGGAAAATGAGGAAACCGCTAACGCCCTGGATTTTGCGCTCACCGTCTCCGTTTTGTGTAATGATGCTCTGCTGGAATTAGATGATACTACTACCGGACCCGAAAAGGTAATTGGTGATCCTACCGAAACGGCCTTACTGGTAGCGGGTGCCCAGAGGCACATCTATAAACAAGAATTATCTAAAGCTTTTCCGCGGGTGAATGAAATACCTTTCGATAGTGTCCGAAAAAGAATGTCTACTATTCACCGCATGGCCGGTGATTTACCGGGATACATAAATTTAATACCTGATGCTTCCAGAATACTGCTTACCAAAGGCGCTCCCGATTCGGTAGTAACTATTTGTACCCACGTTTTGGTGCGAAATAAACGGATTTTGTTGAAGGAAGAATGGCAGGAAAAAATTGTAAAAGCAAACACCCGCTTGGCGCAGCAAGGAATCCGGGTTCTGGGAATTGCTTACCGGATACTCAATGAGGAAAATACTAATTTCCATCCGGAAAAAGAGTTGACATTTATTGGTTTAATCGGAATGATGGACCCGCCCCGGCTGGAAGTGAAAGCGGCCGTTGCTAAGTGCAAAGGCGCAGGTATCCGACCCATTATGATTACGGGCGACCATCCTTTAACCGCCGCCGCAATTGCTACTACCTTAGAAATTGCTTATCAGCCGGAAGCTGTTTCGGGCGATAGGCTGCACGAAATAAGCGAAAACGAATTACAAGCTTTAGCCGCCACCACGGCTGTTTACGCGCGGGTTTCTCCGGAAGATAAGTTAAGAATTGTAGATGCGCTGCAAAAAACCGGGCACGTAGTAGCTATGACCGGCGACGGAGTGAATGATTCCCCGGCCTTAAAGAAAGCCGACATTGGGGTTGCCATGGGAATAACCGGAACGGACGTAGCCAAAGAAGCCGCCGATATGGTTTTATTAGACGATAATTTTTCTACCATTGTGGCGGCAGTGGAGGAAGGTAGAGTAATTTTTACGAACCTGCGCCGCTTTATTAAATTCTCCCTGGCCAGAAATATTGGAAAAGTAATTATCATGTTGCTGGCGCCCTTCTTCGGCATGACCATAGCCCTGCGGCCTTTGCAACTTTTATGGCTAAATTTATTAACGGATGGTTTACTGGGCCTGGGTTTAGGAACCGAGCCCGCGGAAGAAGGTATTATGAACCGGCCGCCCCGTAACCCGGAAAAAGGAGCGCTTAGTAAAAGAGATTTTCTGCAACTAAGTACCGTCGGAATTATTATTGGGGCGATTGCGCTCGTCTTAGCCATAATTTATTATAACCCGCAGAATCCCGACGATTTAACCTGGCAGACCATGATTTTTGCTACGGTGGGTTTTGCTCAAATTTTTCAGACCATTGCGCTACGGTCTTCCGCACATTCCCCTTTTGCCTTGTTTACCAATCCTTTAATGACGGTAGTAGTTATGAGTACCCTCTTATTGCAGGGCGCAGTAATTTACATTCCTTTTATGAAAAGCTTTTTTGGGCTGGTACCTTTACCCGTTTCTGATTTGTTTATTTCGGTGGCGGCAAGCAGTATTGTTTTCTTTGTGATTCTACTGGATAGAAAACGCCATAAAAGATCCGCTTCAAAATATAAAGACAATTACAGTACTAGCTGA
- a CDS encoding c-type cytochrome, whose product MLKPTLTKYLLAASICMGGLSSYISVTDPSSLFQDGGRWVAPPTADKIKNPYPVEPLTLTQGEELFVLYCSPCHGENGYGDGAAGGAMGIKPANFHSPVVQKQSDGALFWKLSEGRGNMPPFKESLSEEQRWQLVAYLRKLGETVDNSATAATPATTSASKPATKPASSSTNPKETKTAAAPAKSPEPNQNIAPATPPASTANTPAAEAQKAGPEIKTPTALRPDIKVSHVMKIGPSAIRLFRHPQTGEFWYNTFEGDVYKISNIDKKDARYQKIFSAADHGITRLQGAVFHHNSLFLCGNTSVNNGKGTTGRMVRFDLNASGKPTLTEVFNTVEYGTNATTFDHGWNALEVSPDGKYIYVNTGARTDHGEVQDNRGAYPNARDNALTAKIYRFPVDAKNLLLPDDVQKLKAEGYLFAEGVRNVFDMAFDPNGNLFGVSNSPDYDAPEDMFWLRQGRHYGFPWIFGGIDNPQQYPGWNPSPETDPFISKTAHAWIVKYFHDDPNFPKPPAGVKFTPGVQNLGPDANEYRDIASGKVTDGNITGQAVSTFNAHSSPLAILFDTKKVLSDEFKGDGFVMRYTGGGRAGANNPLRKEGRDLLHLKLTYDPATDNYFVKTYRLVDNFNAPVDAVMVGNEVYIMEYAGQSEANIWKITLPKGSKASAQNAQKKKT is encoded by the coding sequence ATGCTTAAACCAACCTTAACCAAGTATTTATTAGCTGCCAGTATTTGTATGGGGGGTCTGTCGTCCTACATTTCGGTTACGGATCCTTCTTCCCTCTTTCAGGATGGCGGCCGGTGGGTAGCACCACCTACCGCCGATAAAATAAAAAATCCTTATCCGGTGGAGCCCCTTACCTTAACGCAGGGCGAAGAGCTTTTTGTGCTGTATTGTTCTCCTTGCCACGGCGAAAATGGCTACGGCGATGGCGCTGCTGGGGGTGCCATGGGAATAAAGCCGGCCAATTTCCATTCGCCGGTGGTGCAAAAGCAAAGCGATGGCGCTCTTTTTTGGAAATTATCGGAAGGCCGGGGCAACATGCCTCCTTTTAAAGAATCTTTATCGGAAGAGCAAAGATGGCAATTAGTAGCTTACCTCCGGAAATTAGGCGAAACGGTAGATAATTCCGCCACAGCTGCTACTCCTGCTACTACTTCTGCCTCTAAACCGGCCACAAAACCAGCTTCAAGCTCTACGAATCCTAAAGAAACAAAAACTGCCGCTGCCCCGGCTAAATCACCGGAACCGAACCAAAATATTGCCCCCGCCACTCCGCCCGCTTCCACGGCGAATACGCCCGCCGCTGAAGCGCAGAAAGCTGGACCAGAAATTAAGACTCCTACGGCTTTACGGCCGGATATTAAAGTTTCACACGTGATGAAGATTGGTCCTTCGGCCATTCGTTTGTTCCGGCATCCGCAAACCGGCGAATTCTGGTATAATACTTTTGAAGGCGACGTGTACAAAATCAGCAACATCGATAAAAAAGATGCCCGTTACCAGAAAATATTTTCGGCGGCAGACCATGGCATAACGCGTTTGCAAGGAGCCGTTTTTCATCATAACAGTTTGTTTTTGTGCGGCAATACCAGCGTAAATAATGGCAAAGGCACCACTGGCCGTATGGTACGCTTCGATTTAAATGCCAGTGGCAAACCTACTTTAACAGAAGTATTTAACACCGTAGAATACGGCACCAATGCCACTACTTTCGACCACGGCTGGAATGCGCTGGAAGTAAGTCCGGATGGGAAATATATTTACGTAAATACCGGCGCCCGCACCGACCACGGCGAAGTACAGGATAACCGGGGCGCCTACCCGAACGCCCGCGATAATGCTTTAACCGCTAAAATTTACCGCTTCCCGGTAGACGCAAAAAACCTGTTACTGCCGGACGATGTACAAAAGTTAAAAGCCGAGGGGTATCTTTTTGCCGAAGGAGTGCGGAATGTATTTGACATGGCATTTGACCCCAACGGTAATTTATTCGGGGTGTCTAATTCGCCGGATTATGATGCGCCCGAAGATATGTTCTGGCTCCGGCAAGGTCGCCATTATGGTTTCCCGTGGATATTTGGCGGCATCGATAATCCGCAGCAATATCCCGGTTGGAATCCTAGCCCCGAAACTGACCCTTTCATCAGCAAAACTGCTCACGCCTGGATTGTAAAATATTTCCACGACGACCCTAATTTCCCGAAACCGCCGGCCGGCGTAAAATTTACGCCCGGCGTACAAAACTTAGGACCAGATGCGAACGAATACCGCGATATTGCTTCCGGCAAAGTTACCGATGGCAATATAACCGGTCAGGCTGTTAGTACTTTTAATGCCCATTCCTCTCCCCTCGCCATATTATTTGATACCAAAAAAGTACTTTCCGATGAATTTAAAGGAGATGGATTTGTAATGCGTTACACGGGTGGCGGCAGAGCGGGCGCTAATAACCCACTCCGGAAAGAAGGAAGAGATTTGCTGCATCTAAAATTAACTTACGACCCAGCCACAGATAATTACTTTGTTAAAACGTACCGTTTGGTCGATAATTTTAACGCGCCGGTAGATGCGGTAATGGTTGGGAACGAAGTTTACATTATGGAATATGCCGGCCAGTCGGAAGCTAATATCTGGAAGATTACGTTACCCAAAGGTTCTAAAGCCAGTGCCCAAAACGCCCAAAAAAAGAAGACTTAA
- a CDS encoding PLP-dependent transferase: MKRRDILKGLSVLPISGVVAAGQSAMAHSATPTEFDLLDYMKSTESPEVMGPLKAGTNIYQSIGVEPIINCRGTFTIIGASVELPEVREAMEYACRYFVQLDELALGVGKRLAEITGAEWGMVSSGCAAGMKHVTAACVTGGNPEKLIRIPNLAGFDKTEVIIPKDSRNVYDHAIRNIGVTIIMVDSEDELRSAISPRTAMIYANADGLPASGPLSLESIAAIAKPKNVPILVDAAAEILTIPNVHLQKGASVVAYSGGKGIRGPQCAGLLLGKKDILMAAWQASAPHHGPGRDNKVGREEVMGMLAAVETWVKRDHEKEYKTWMGYLDTIANRVKKIEGVQTTVKEPTGLANRTPTLIISWDPAKLNLIGIELANELSSTKPRIALSTYNGNRNGVPDPNVTGLSISSWMMQPGNDKIVADRIYDVLSRKRPPRITTMKAPSTNLTGRWDATINFFTSQSQHTLFIEKQDGNWLQGSHKGDFDVRNLSGSIEGDQIKFRSVYQAPGDGINFTFSGTVSGDTMSGDIHMGEYLTAKFTAKKYVYPDSHQTIFVPIGPPLSS, encoded by the coding sequence ATGAAACGCAGAGATATTTTAAAAGGCTTATCCGTTCTTCCGATTAGCGGCGTAGTAGCCGCCGGACAATCGGCTATGGCGCATTCGGCTACGCCAACCGAATTTGATTTACTAGATTACATGAAAAGTACCGAAAGTCCGGAAGTAATGGGACCGCTAAAAGCCGGAACCAATATTTACCAATCTATTGGAGTGGAACCGATTATTAATTGCCGTGGTACCTTCACTATTATTGGCGCTTCGGTAGAGTTGCCCGAAGTACGGGAAGCCATGGAATATGCTTGTCGTTATTTTGTACAATTAGATGAACTAGCCTTGGGCGTAGGAAAGCGGCTTGCCGAAATTACCGGGGCCGAATGGGGGATGGTTTCGTCGGGTTGTGCGGCCGGTATGAAACACGTTACGGCGGCGTGTGTAACCGGTGGCAATCCGGAAAAACTAATCCGGATTCCCAATTTAGCCGGTTTCGACAAGACCGAAGTAATTATCCCGAAAGATTCCCGGAACGTGTACGACCACGCAATCCGCAATATTGGGGTAACAATTATAATGGTAGATTCGGAGGATGAACTGCGTAGCGCCATTAGCCCGCGTACTGCCATGATTTACGCGAATGCCGATGGCTTACCGGCTTCCGGACCGCTTTCGCTGGAAAGTATTGCGGCGATTGCCAAACCTAAAAATGTTCCGATTCTGGTAGATGCAGCCGCGGAGATTCTGACTATTCCGAATGTACACTTGCAGAAAGGCGCTTCGGTGGTAGCGTACAGCGGCGGAAAAGGGATTCGAGGGCCGCAATGCGCCGGTTTACTGCTGGGTAAAAAAGATATCTTAATGGCTGCCTGGCAAGCCAGCGCGCCGCACCACGGACCGGGCCGCGATAATAAAGTGGGTCGCGAAGAAGTGATGGGCATGTTAGCCGCCGTGGAAACTTGGGTAAAACGCGACCACGAAAAAGAATACAAAACCTGGATGGGTTATTTAGATACTATTGCCAATCGGGTTAAAAAAATTGAGGGGGTTCAGACCACCGTGAAAGAACCAACCGGCTTAGCTAACCGCACGCCTACCCTAATTATTTCCTGGGATCCGGCTAAATTAAACCTTATCGGGATAGAACTAGCGAACGAACTATCCAGCACCAAACCTCGCATTGCCCTGAGTACCTATAACGGTAACCGCAATGGCGTTCCCGATCCGAATGTAACGGGTCTTTCCATTAGTTCCTGGATGATGCAACCCGGCAACGATAAAATTGTGGCCGATCGGATTTACGACGTACTTTCCCGGAAGCGCCCGCCGCGAATTACTACCATGAAAGCGCCGAGCACCAATCTTACCGGTCGTTGGGATGCTACCATTAACTTTTTTACCAGCCAGAGCCAGCATACTTTGTTTATTGAAAAACAGGATGGCAACTGGCTGCAAGGTTCGCACAAAGGAGACTTTGATGTACGCAATTTATCGGGTTCTATTGAAGGTGATCAAATAAAATTTCGGAGCGTGTACCAGGCGCCCGGTGATGGCATCAACTTTACTTTTTCCGGTACCGTTTCCGGCGATACCATGTCCGGCGACATCCACATGGGCGAATATTTAACGGCGAAATTTACCGCCAAGAAATACGTTTACCCGGATTCGCACCAGACCATATTCGTACCTATTGGGCCGCCATTATCCAGCTAG
- a CDS encoding RNA polymerase sigma-70 factor: MKLSLKSEANLAELSKEEVFEQFFKSFYPRLVYFAFQILADKPKAEDIVQEAFIKFWDHKEEITLNSVAIKNYLYSIVKNSSLNIVRHEKVVEKYKFNFAPSEVEETTVINYIIQSEVLAEIHQAIQTLPESCQRISRMGYLEGMKNHEIAATLGISINTVKTQKQRAMQLLRLRLNPETFTLLAFLLLDNPFC; this comes from the coding sequence ATGAAACTAAGTCTAAAATCTGAAGCTAACCTGGCAGAATTATCCAAAGAAGAAGTTTTCGAGCAATTTTTTAAAAGCTTTTATCCCAGGTTGGTTTATTTTGCTTTTCAGATTTTAGCGGACAAACCAAAAGCCGAGGATATTGTACAGGAAGCATTTATTAAATTCTGGGACCATAAAGAAGAAATTACTTTAAACTCAGTTGCTATCAAAAACTACCTATACTCCATTGTTAAAAACTCCAGCTTAAACATCGTTCGTCACGAGAAGGTAGTAGAAAAATACAAATTTAATTTTGCCCCTTCTGAAGTAGAAGAAACTACTGTCATTAATTACATTATTCAATCAGAAGTATTAGCGGAAATTCACCAGGCCATTCAAACGCTGCCCGAAAGTTGCCAGCGCATTTCCCGGATGGGCTACCTGGAAGGCATGAAAAACCACGAAATTGCGGCTACCTTGGGCATTTCTATTAATACCGTTAAAACGCAAAAACAACGGGCCATGCAATTACTCCGCCTGCGCCTCAATCCGGAAACTTTTACTTTATTAGCCTTCCTGCTGTTGGATAATCCGTTCTGCTAA